From Paenibacillus graminis, a single genomic window includes:
- a CDS encoding nucleotidyltransferase domain-containing protein, giving the protein MFDHHKQTLKKLVGKLEMNPSCLAVITSGSVAQGTAKETSDVDVHLLLTDEAYEEYNRNNTLSYVDRDVSTYEGGYADIKVINLRFLELAAERGNEPTRYAFTGSEVLFSRIPELGELVARIPVYPEENRDRNLRDFCAQIFLYAFYFAKEAAKKNDAYLLAHTASNLVFYSGRMILAYNRMLFPSHKALLDAVDAAEHKPKDFRRLAAELLQTPGADKCMRFAAKILAFYNHGLSFEQALGIYVLNNERSWAEQPPSLQDR; this is encoded by the coding sequence ATGTTTGACCATCACAAACAAACTCTGAAAAAACTGGTGGGGAAGCTTGAAATGAACCCTTCCTGTCTGGCGGTAATCACCAGTGGTTCGGTAGCCCAGGGAACCGCGAAGGAAACCTCCGATGTAGATGTTCATCTCCTGTTAACGGATGAGGCCTATGAAGAATATAACCGGAACAACACTCTGTCCTATGTGGACCGTGATGTCAGCACATATGAAGGCGGATACGCCGATATAAAAGTCATCAACCTCCGGTTTCTGGAGCTTGCAGCCGAGCGGGGCAATGAACCGACGAGGTATGCTTTTACCGGTTCGGAGGTTTTGTTCTCCAGAATCCCGGAGCTGGGTGAGCTGGTCGCCCGGATTCCCGTCTATCCTGAAGAGAACCGGGATCGCAATCTGCGGGATTTTTGTGCGCAGATCTTCCTGTACGCTTTCTATTTTGCCAAAGAGGCAGCCAAAAAGAATGACGCCTATCTGCTTGCTCACACCGCCAGCAATCTGGTGTTCTACAGCGGGAGGATGATCCTGGCGTATAACCGGATGCTTTTCCCAAGCCACAAGGCGCTGCTGGATGCCGTGGATGCTGCGGAACATAAGCCGAAGGACTTCCGGAGGCTGGCTGCTGAGCTGCTGCAGACTCCCGGTGCAGATAAGTGTATGCGCTTTGCTGCGAAGATACTCGCTTTTTACAATCACGGCCTTTCCTTCGAGCAGGCGCTGGGAATTTATGTGCTAAACAATGAGCGATCCTGGGCAGAACAGCCTCCTTCATTGCAGGACCGTTAA
- a CDS encoding DHA2 family efflux MFS transporter permease subunit, whose translation MKSKPGLLVSSLVIANFLAQLMQTMLNTALPRIMQDLGIDESRAQWLVTIYFLVAGITVPVAGFLVGRFTTRALFFTSAGSFAAGTLLAAMSPDFGLILAGRMIQGIGAGLLMPLFQTTVLRVFPKERIGSAMGLIGLVMGLAPALGPTLSGLVVQEHSWRILFYALLPIVAANLLLASFSLKNVGEPHQAKLDLRSILYSTVGFAGLMYGVNRAGEQGNSRLITWAFILGGIIIIVLFIHRQLKLTVPLLDFNLFRNRRFTQSTIIGVLMFIVMAGVELLLPLYAQNVRGLTPRMSGMMLLPGAVLLGVTSMISGRLYDRYGIKLIIRGGFSLISVITLLLTLLLSANASMILLAIVYALLMVGIGFIMTPVTAFAMASVPVPMIAHASPMTITIRSLSSSMGGVMLISIMAASMNHASVHFPGNILQGLLNSFWTLTGIAAIGLYISFILKERKAGHS comes from the coding sequence ATGAAAAGTAAACCTGGACTATTAGTTTCATCACTCGTAATCGCGAATTTTCTGGCACAGCTGATGCAGACGATGCTGAATACCGCGCTGCCGCGCATCATGCAGGATTTGGGAATCGACGAGAGCAGGGCGCAGTGGCTGGTCACTATTTATTTTCTGGTTGCAGGCATTACAGTGCCTGTTGCCGGGTTTTTGGTCGGAAGGTTCACTACAAGGGCATTATTTTTTACTTCTGCAGGCTCATTTGCTGCAGGAACACTGCTTGCCGCAATGTCGCCTGATTTTGGACTGATCCTCGCTGGACGGATGATACAGGGGATAGGGGCAGGCCTGCTGATGCCGCTTTTTCAAACTACGGTGCTTAGAGTTTTTCCCAAAGAGAGGATCGGTTCTGCCATGGGGCTGATCGGTCTGGTAATGGGGCTTGCTCCGGCTCTGGGGCCGACCCTGTCCGGTTTGGTTGTTCAGGAGCATTCCTGGCGGATTCTGTTTTACGCTTTGCTTCCCATCGTGGCTGCCAATTTACTGCTGGCTTCTTTCAGCCTGAAGAACGTCGGGGAACCCCATCAGGCGAAGCTGGATCTGCGGTCCATCCTTTATTCAACCGTTGGCTTTGCCGGCCTGATGTATGGAGTAAACCGGGCAGGAGAGCAGGGAAATTCACGGCTGATTACGTGGGCTTTCATCCTAGGGGGAATTATCATCATTGTCCTGTTTATCCACCGCCAACTTAAGCTGACGGTGCCGCTGCTGGATTTCAACTTATTCCGCAACCGGAGATTCACCCAGTCTACCATCATTGGGGTGCTTATGTTTATTGTCATGGCCGGTGTGGAGCTGCTGCTTCCGCTTTATGCCCAGAATGTCCGTGGACTGACTCCCAGAATGTCCGGTATGATGCTGCTGCCGGGGGCTGTCCTCTTGGGTGTGACCAGTATGATCTCCGGCAGGCTCTATGACCGGTATGGCATAAAGCTGATTATCCGGGGAGGCTTTTCCCTCATTTCTGTCATTACACTGCTTCTGACCCTTCTGTTGTCGGCAAATGCTTCGATGATTCTATTGGCTATTGTTTATGCGCTCCTTATGGTTGGCATCGGGTTCATCATGACACCGGTCACCGCTTTTGCCATGGCAAGCGTGCCCGTCCCGATGATTGCCCATGCCTCACCGATGACCATTACTATACGTTCCCTAAGCAGTTCAATGGGCGGAGTTATGCTGATTTCCATCATGGCTGCTTCAATGAACCATGCTTCAGTCCATTTTCCGGGGAATATTCTCCAGGGACTGCTCAACTCATTCTGGACATTGACCGGGATCGCAGCCATCGGGCTATACATTTCCTTTATTCTGAAAGAGCGTAAGGCAGGCCATTCATAA
- a CDS encoding NAD(P)H-dependent oxidoreductase, which produces MKKVTAFLGTPRKQATYKAVREFERYLKKDAEIEFEYVFLKDYRLEYCLGCKLCFEKGEEHCPLKDDRDLLLEKMTASDGVIFATPVYAFQVTAPMKNLLDRLAFIFHRPQFFGKSFTAIVSQGILGGEKIEKYLRSMGEYYGFQVVKGCVLKALEPTAAAVEARNSLKLEKAADRFHNDLMRTSIPAPSLFRLLSFRMARSSIKEMLNPDYRDYRHYEEKGWLESGYYYPVSLGLIKNIFGRLFDLLGTRMIKRP; this is translated from the coding sequence ATGAAAAAAGTTACGGCATTTCTCGGCACTCCACGTAAACAGGCAACGTATAAAGCGGTACGTGAATTTGAAAGGTATCTAAAAAAAGATGCTGAGATTGAATTTGAATATGTATTCTTAAAAGACTACCGGCTGGAATATTGCCTCGGCTGTAAGCTTTGTTTTGAGAAAGGTGAGGAACATTGTCCATTGAAGGATGACCGTGACTTGCTGCTGGAGAAGATGACAGCTTCGGACGGCGTTATTTTTGCTACTCCGGTGTATGCTTTCCAGGTAACCGCACCAATGAAGAATTTGTTGGACCGGCTCGCGTTTATATTCCACAGACCGCAGTTTTTTGGCAAATCGTTTACCGCAATCGTCTCACAAGGCATACTCGGTGGGGAGAAAATTGAGAAATACCTTCGCAGCATGGGAGAATACTATGGCTTTCAAGTTGTCAAGGGCTGTGTATTAAAGGCATTGGAGCCAACCGCAGCAGCTGTGGAGGCAAGAAACTCGCTCAAATTGGAGAAAGCGGCAGACCGGTTTCACAATGACCTCATGCGCACTTCTATACCTGCACCTTCTTTGTTCCGTCTGCTGTCATTCCGAATGGCACGATCAAGTATAAAAGAAATGCTGAATCCTGATTACCGCGATTACCGGCATTACGAAGAGAAAGGCTGGCTGGAGTCCGGCTACTATTATCCGGTATCCCTCGGGCTTATTAAAAATATATTCGGCCGCCTGTTTGATTTATTAGGAACACGTATGATAAAACGTCCTTAG
- a CDS encoding macrolide family glycosyltransferase, with amino-acid sequence MMSNVLFLSVSAHGHVNPTLGLVHELIQRGETVTYFGFEEFRAKIEQTGAVFKSYKEKLLLFQDGFGKANEEEQAAAAEDLLSLLTDTLRPGKRIIEDVLDQIQGLEFDYVIYTAAFPFGNAIAQILKIPAVASMAIIATPAEFMLAGKEPGDEEPSESANLDSYQQIVQELKEAFDVEMPSNILDCFYCKGDISIIYTSKAFIAHPEYYDDSYKFIGPPIFDRQEKVDFPFEQLEGKTVIYISMGTRVSTIPELYDLFFKSFADFDAVVVMTAYNMDISQFSIPDNFIVRNYVPQLEVLKYTDVAVTHAGMNSTSDLLYSNVPFVAIPITADQPYMAARAQDLGAAIALDVLTLTPQLLRASVKKVLADPGYREHIHQISKSFKEAGGYPKAVDEIFKLIEENGKRKGS; translated from the coding sequence ATGATGTCAAACGTACTGTTTTTGAGTGTTTCGGCTCATGGTCATGTTAATCCAACCCTTGGACTCGTGCATGAATTAATTCAGCGGGGGGAAACGGTCACCTATTTCGGGTTCGAAGAATTCAGAGCGAAAATCGAACAAACTGGAGCTGTATTCAAGTCGTATAAAGAAAAGTTACTGCTCTTTCAAGACGGCTTTGGAAAAGCTAACGAAGAAGAGCAGGCAGCGGCAGCTGAGGATCTTCTGTCATTGCTGACGGATACCCTCCGGCCCGGCAAGCGGATTATTGAGGATGTATTGGACCAGATTCAAGGCCTGGAGTTTGATTATGTGATCTACACGGCCGCTTTTCCATTTGGAAATGCCATTGCCCAGATTCTCAAAATCCCTGCGGTTGCATCGATGGCTATCATAGCGACACCCGCAGAATTCATGCTTGCAGGCAAAGAGCCTGGGGACGAAGAACCTTCAGAATCCGCTAATCTGGACAGCTATCAGCAAATCGTACAGGAGTTGAAGGAAGCTTTCGATGTGGAGATGCCTTCGAACATACTGGACTGCTTCTATTGCAAAGGCGATATTAGTATCATTTATACCTCCAAAGCTTTCATTGCCCATCCCGAATACTACGATGACAGCTACAAGTTCATAGGCCCGCCTATTTTTGACAGACAAGAGAAGGTGGATTTTCCGTTTGAGCAATTGGAAGGAAAAACCGTCATCTATATTTCCATGGGAACCCGTGTGAGCACCATACCGGAATTATATGACCTTTTCTTCAAAAGCTTTGCCGATTTCGATGCCGTTGTGGTCATGACTGCTTATAACATGGACATTTCCCAATTCTCCATCCCTGATAACTTTATAGTCCGCAACTATGTTCCGCAACTGGAGGTGTTAAAATATACGGATGTAGCGGTTACTCATGCAGGAATGAACAGCACCAGTGACTTGTTGTACAGCAATGTGCCATTCGTTGCGATTCCGATTACGGCGGACCAGCCCTATATGGCCGCAAGAGCTCAAGATCTAGGGGCGGCTATCGCACTGGATGTCCTGACGCTTACCCCTCAATTGCTAAGAGCTTCCGTGAAGAAGGTTCTTGCCGATCCCGGCTACCGTGAGCATATCCATCAGATCAGTAAGTCCTTTAAAGAGGCAGGGGGTTATCCGAAAGCCGTTGATGAGATATTTAAATTAATAGAGGAAAACGGAAAACGTAAAGGTTCCTAA
- a CDS encoding cellulase family glycosylhydrolase has product MSFGFRKLGVLFVAFVLLAGAYSYPGYEVKAQDAAGYYHTSGSRIVDSSGSPAVFNGLNWFGFETANYSPHGLWTRSMDDVLDQIKAEGYNLIRLPYCNQMFDSGSAANSIDYAKNPDLAGLKPVQIMDKLIEKAGKRGIRIFLDRHRPDSGGQSTLWYTAAYPETRWISDWVMLAQRYADNPTVIGADLHNEPHGTASWGSGNLATDWRLASERAGNAILAVNPNWLIIVEGVETNVQGNSSSYWWGGNLTGVRNNPVTLTVPDRVVYSPHDYGPGVASQPWFSAADFPNNLPKLWDDTWGYISKEQIAPILAGEFGGRSVDTLSVEGKWQHALVSYIGQNNLYWTYWSLNPNSGDTGGLLLDDWTSWNEPKQAMLDLIMKPVTFIPVGDPGEGPGTGDPQAAILYRAGETGTAVNSIRASLQLKNESGASIPLHELKIRYWYTRDGNTEQTVEFDYAVIGKEKLLTEIVPLTTPSAGADTYAEIGFTAGAGSLAALGTTGDIQFRIHNKDWSNYNQADDYSFQPAITSYAANDHITVYHKGKLIYGIEP; this is encoded by the coding sequence ATGTCGTTTGGGTTCAGGAAACTGGGAGTATTGTTCGTTGCTTTTGTATTGCTGGCAGGTGCTTATTCGTATCCGGGTTATGAAGTGAAGGCTCAAGATGCAGCAGGCTATTATCATACCTCAGGCAGCAGAATCGTGGATTCGTCAGGCAGTCCTGCCGTATTCAACGGACTTAATTGGTTTGGCTTCGAAACCGCGAATTACTCTCCACACGGGTTGTGGACCCGTTCAATGGATGATGTGCTCGATCAAATCAAAGCGGAAGGCTATAACCTGATCCGGCTGCCTTACTGCAACCAAATGTTCGATTCAGGCTCTGCTGCCAATAGTATTGATTATGCCAAAAATCCCGATCTTGCCGGTCTGAAGCCCGTTCAGATCATGGATAAACTGATTGAAAAAGCCGGAAAGCGCGGCATACGGATCTTCCTCGACCGGCACCGGCCGGATTCTGGCGGACAATCCACGCTGTGGTACACTGCGGCCTATCCCGAAACCCGCTGGATCAGTGACTGGGTGATGCTTGCTCAGCGTTACGCAGATAATCCTACGGTCATTGGAGCCGATCTGCATAATGAACCGCACGGTACGGCAAGCTGGGGGTCAGGTAATCTTGCCACAGACTGGCGGCTGGCCAGCGAACGGGCAGGAAATGCGATTCTCGCCGTGAATCCGAACTGGCTGATTATAGTCGAAGGCGTCGAAACCAACGTCCAGGGCAACTCCAGCAGCTATTGGTGGGGCGGTAATCTGACAGGTGTGCGCAATAATCCGGTCACGCTTACAGTACCGGATCGGGTGGTCTATTCCCCGCATGATTACGGTCCTGGCGTCGCTTCACAGCCTTGGTTCAGCGCTGCCGATTTCCCGAACAATCTGCCCAAGCTGTGGGATGATACCTGGGGATACATTAGCAAGGAACAAATTGCCCCAATCCTTGCAGGGGAATTCGGCGGCCGCAGCGTGGATACCCTTTCGGTGGAAGGAAAATGGCAACATGCGCTCGTAAGCTACATCGGCCAGAATAACCTCTACTGGACGTACTGGAGTCTTAATCCGAATAGCGGGGATACCGGAGGGCTATTGCTGGATGACTGGACCTCGTGGAATGAGCCGAAGCAGGCCATGCTGGACCTTATTATGAAGCCGGTAACCTTTATCCCTGTTGGCGATCCCGGGGAAGGACCAGGTACGGGTGACCCTCAAGCGGCAATACTTTATCGCGCAGGTGAAACAGGGACTGCTGTCAATTCAATCCGGGCCAGCTTGCAGCTCAAGAACGAGTCCGGGGCTTCTATTCCGCTGCATGAACTCAAGATACGTTATTGGTATACAAGGGATGGAAATACGGAACAGACCGTGGAGTTTGACTATGCGGTAATAGGAAAAGAAAAACTGCTGACGGAAATCGTCCCCTTGACTACGCCGTCGGCAGGTGCCGATACCTATGCGGAGATCGGTTTTACGGCAGGTGCAGGCTCGCTCGCAGCTTTGGGCACAACCGGAGACATCCAGTTCCGCATTCACAACAAGGATTGGTCGAATTACAATCAGGCTGATGATTACTCTTTTCAACCCGCCATCACCAGTTATGCTGCGAATGATCATATCACGGTCTATCATAAAGGGAAGCTGATTTATGGGATTGAACCTTAA
- a CDS encoding methyl-accepting chemotaxis protein, which translates to MDNLNALVLAAPFFKQIHSQDIMIGITDKEIFHYYAPSKVLDFGLTKGSPVPPDDPSLSNALAGRATTNRLSPELYGATVISSAVPVYDAAGEIIGAFAIAYTLENEDKMEQLTGSIERISGQLVDMVQNVAAQSEELSATTAQILDNSRKTVEESNQVSKVAGFIREISEQTNLLGLNAAIEAARVGQEGAGFGVVATEVRKLSVHTKEATKSIEDSLNTVQRSIRQMEKEIEAIAASSSEQAELVTEFSDVIERLNQTSGEMAKFINSIIQ; encoded by the coding sequence ATGGACAATTTGAATGCTTTAGTGTTAGCTGCACCATTCTTCAAACAAATACACTCCCAGGATATTATGATTGGAATTACAGACAAGGAAATATTCCATTATTATGCGCCCAGCAAGGTGCTGGATTTCGGACTGACCAAAGGAAGCCCTGTCCCTCCGGATGACCCTTCCTTGAGCAATGCACTCGCTGGACGCGCTACGACCAACCGCTTGTCGCCCGAGCTCTATGGAGCAACAGTCATTTCCTCGGCAGTACCGGTTTATGATGCTGCCGGGGAAATTATCGGCGCATTTGCAATTGCCTACACCCTGGAAAATGAGGATAAAATGGAGCAGTTGACAGGCAGCATTGAACGGATTAGCGGCCAGCTGGTTGATATGGTCCAGAATGTCGCTGCCCAGTCCGAAGAGCTGTCGGCTACCACAGCCCAGATTCTTGATAATTCACGTAAAACGGTAGAAGAGTCCAATCAGGTAAGCAAGGTGGCAGGCTTCATCCGGGAAATCTCCGAACAGACGAATCTTCTCGGCTTGAATGCGGCTATTGAAGCAGCGCGTGTGGGACAGGAAGGCGCAGGCTTTGGTGTAGTGGCTACGGAAGTGCGCAAATTGTCCGTACATACCAAGGAAGCGACAAAATCAATCGAAGATTCGTTGAACACAGTCCAGCGCTCGATCCGCCAGATGGAAAAAGAAATCGAAGCCATTGCCGCGTCTTCCTCCGAGCAGGCTGAGCTGGTCACCGAGTTCAGTGATGTCATAGAACGGTTGAATCAGACCAGCGGGGAGATGGCCAAATTCATCAATTCCATTATTCAATAA
- a CDS encoding ribonuclease J — MKMTGERLWIAALGGVYEIGKNMYLLQYADDIIVIDCGSKFPDESLLGIDLIIPDISYLLSNIDKVRALVVTHGHEDHIGGIPYFLKQLNIPVYASRLTLGLIETKLKEHGLLRQTQLHCIDTESTLNFGSIEITFFRTNHSIPDCLGIVFDTPEGTVVHTGDFKFDMTPVNKQYPDIHKMAAIGEKGVRFLLSESTNAERPGFTPSERLVGAHLEEAFLKAENRIFISTFASNVHRLQQIVDAAGHTGRKLALLGRSMVNVVGVAQELGYLNIPEGMLVEPAEAGKMERGKIAILCTGSQGEPMAALSRLANSSHRLLEISAGDTVLLAANPIPGNERNVSRIVDNLYMLGARVIYGSRSELHVSGHGSQEELKLMLTLMKPEYFIPIHGEYRMLHHHSMLAEAVGVKNENIFILKNGDIVESNAGNVRQSGRITAGQIFVDGLGIGDIGNVVLRDRRQLSADGILITVITLSQNDGRILSDPDTISRGFVYVRNSDTLMEEINQLITSTLQKMSPADLGQWNIIKETIKETLGKFLYERTKRRPMILPIIIEV, encoded by the coding sequence ATGAAGATGACAGGTGAGCGTCTGTGGATTGCAGCTTTGGGAGGGGTGTATGAAATTGGCAAAAATATGTATCTTCTGCAATATGCCGATGACATCATCGTTATAGATTGCGGATCCAAATTTCCGGACGAGAGTTTACTGGGTATTGACCTTATCATTCCTGATATTTCCTACTTGCTCAGCAATATAGACAAAGTCAGAGCTCTTGTAGTGACACATGGACATGAAGATCACATTGGGGGAATTCCCTATTTTCTCAAACAGCTTAACATTCCGGTATATGCCTCCCGCCTGACCCTCGGTTTAATTGAGACTAAACTGAAGGAGCATGGGCTGTTGCGCCAGACCCAGCTGCATTGCATCGATACAGAGTCTACGCTGAATTTCGGCTCTATTGAGATCACCTTTTTCAGAACAAACCACAGCATACCGGATTGCCTAGGTATTGTATTCGATACGCCTGAAGGGACTGTGGTTCATACCGGCGATTTCAAGTTCGATATGACCCCAGTCAACAAGCAGTATCCCGATATACATAAAATGGCGGCGATCGGTGAAAAAGGAGTCCGGTTTCTGTTGTCCGAGAGCACGAATGCCGAGCGGCCCGGCTTCACCCCTTCTGAAAGGCTTGTAGGCGCCCATCTGGAGGAAGCCTTTCTTAAGGCGGAGAACAGGATTTTTATCTCCACCTTTGCGTCGAATGTGCACCGTCTGCAGCAAATCGTGGACGCTGCCGGGCATACGGGCCGTAAGCTCGCCTTGCTGGGCAGAAGCATGGTCAATGTTGTCGGCGTTGCCCAGGAACTGGGCTATCTGAACATTCCCGAAGGCATGCTGGTTGAACCAGCAGAAGCGGGCAAAATGGAGCGCGGCAAGATAGCCATATTATGCACCGGCAGCCAGGGCGAACCCATGGCCGCATTGTCCCGGCTGGCGAATTCCAGTCACAGACTGCTTGAGATCAGCGCCGGAGATACGGTTCTGCTTGCGGCAAATCCGATTCCAGGCAATGAGCGCAACGTTTCCAGAATTGTGGACAATCTGTATATGCTCGGGGCACGGGTAATCTACGGTTCCCGCAGTGAGCTTCATGTATCGGGGCATGGCAGTCAAGAGGAGCTGAAGCTGATGCTCACCTTGATGAAGCCTGAATACTTCATCCCGATTCACGGGGAATACCGGATGCTTCACCATCACTCCATGCTGGCCGAAGCTGTAGGGGTCAAGAATGAGAACATCTTTATCTTGAAGAATGGGGATATTGTGGAATCGAACGCCGGGAATGTCCGCCAAAGCGGCCGGATTACGGCCGGACAAATCTTCGTGGATGGACTCGGCATTGGTGATATCGGCAATGTTGTACTTCGTGACCGCAGGCAGCTGTCTGCTGACGGAATTCTGATTACAGTGATTACCTTAAGCCAAAATGACGGAAGAATTCTGAGCGATCCGGATACCATTTCCCGGGGATTTGTATATGTGCGCAACTCCGACACGCTGATGGAAGAGATCAACCAGCTGATTACCTCGACCCTGCAGAAGATGAGCCCGGCTGACCTGGGCCAATGGAATATCATCAAGGAAACGATCAAGGAAACGCTGGGTAAGTTCCTATACGAACGCACGAAACGCAGACCGATGATTCTTCCTATCATCATTGAGGTCTAG
- the treC gene encoding alpha,alpha-phosphotrehalase codes for MEKTPHADWWRKSTVYQVYPKSFKDSTGSGTGDIQGLTGKLDYLQDLGIDIVWLQPVYVSPQNDNGYDVADYRQIDPAFGTMEDFEELIRELKKRGMHLMTDVVVNHSSTEHPWFQEARKSKDNPYRDYYIWRDPAPGGGLPNNWQSKFGGPAWQFDETTGQYFLTLFDKTQADLNWENERVRQEVADLMIFWADKGVSGFRMDVINLISKDQSFPDDDPAATPGDGRKFYTDGPRVHEYIKELYAKVFGPYNLVTVGEMSSTTLEHCIRYSKPEEREFSMTFNFHHLKVDYKNGQKWELKPYDFTELKELFTQWQTGMQQAGGWNALFWNNHDQPRALSRFADDGEYRTQSAKMLATTLHGMQGTPYVYQGEELGMPNPDWHDIREFNDIESKNMYRILQGRGLTEEQALEIIRERSRDNSRTPMQWDASEHAGFTSGTPWLKVDRRYREINVQSEQADPDSILNHYKQLIRLRKQEPVITDGLFKRLDEQHPQIFAYARIWDTGTLIVVSNFSGTPTGFTFAEEFWSSCVDIQAAELLIGNTAHTPVWGRSLEIPPYGSYMWIIR; via the coding sequence ATGGAAAAAACGCCGCATGCAGACTGGTGGCGGAAGTCGACGGTATATCAGGTTTATCCCAAGAGCTTCAAGGACAGCACCGGCAGCGGGACAGGAGACATCCAGGGATTAACCGGCAAGCTTGACTATTTGCAGGACCTGGGAATTGATATTGTCTGGCTGCAGCCGGTTTATGTATCTCCACAAAATGATAACGGTTACGATGTCGCCGATTACCGGCAAATTGACCCCGCCTTTGGAACCATGGAGGATTTTGAGGAATTGATCCGGGAACTGAAGAAACGCGGCATGCATCTGATGACCGATGTCGTAGTTAATCATTCTTCTACAGAGCATCCATGGTTTCAGGAGGCCAGGAAATCCAAGGACAATCCTTACAGAGATTATTACATCTGGCGGGACCCTGCACCGGGCGGAGGGTTACCCAATAACTGGCAGTCCAAGTTCGGCGGACCGGCATGGCAATTCGATGAGACCACCGGCCAGTATTTCCTCACCCTGTTTGACAAGACACAAGCAGACCTAAACTGGGAAAATGAGCGGGTTAGACAGGAAGTCGCTGACCTGATGATTTTTTGGGCGGACAAAGGGGTCAGCGGTTTCCGGATGGACGTTATCAATCTGATCTCCAAAGATCAGAGCTTCCCTGATGATGACCCAGCCGCCACACCAGGCGATGGGCGAAAGTTCTATACCGATGGCCCGCGTGTCCATGAATACATCAAAGAACTGTATGCGAAGGTTTTCGGTCCTTACAATCTGGTGACCGTAGGCGAGATGTCCTCAACTACCCTGGAGCACTGCATCCGTTATTCCAAACCTGAGGAACGGGAGTTTTCCATGACCTTCAACTTCCATCACCTTAAGGTCGATTATAAAAACGGACAGAAGTGGGAACTGAAACCATACGATTTTACCGAGTTGAAAGAGCTGTTTACCCAGTGGCAAACCGGAATGCAGCAGGCCGGGGGCTGGAATGCCCTCTTTTGGAATAATCATGACCAGCCGCGTGCCTTATCCCGCTTCGCAGATGACGGGGAATACCGCACACAGAGCGCCAAGATGCTGGCTACAACACTCCATGGCATGCAGGGCACGCCTTATGTATACCAGGGGGAAGAGCTGGGAATGCCCAATCCCGACTGGCACGATATCCGGGAATTCAATGACATTGAATCGAAGAATATGTACCGGATTCTGCAGGGGCGGGGGCTGACAGAGGAGCAGGCGCTGGAAATTATACGTGAACGCTCCCGTGATAATTCACGGACACCGATGCAGTGGGATGCTTCAGAACATGCCGGTTTTACCAGCGGGACTCCCTGGCTCAAAGTGGACAGACGTTATAGAGAAATCAATGTCCAGTCCGAGCAAGCTGATCCAGACTCGATTCTTAACCATTACAAGCAGTTAATTCGTCTGCGGAAGCAAGAACCAGTCATTACGGACGGGCTTTTTAAAAGATTGGATGAACAGCACCCGCAGATTTTTGCCTATGCAAGAATTTGGGATACGGGGACACTTATTGTAGTATCCAACTTCAGCGGTACACCCACCGGCTTTACTTTTGCAGAAGAATTCTGGTCGAGCTGTGTCGACATCCAAGCGGCAGAACTGCTGATTGGCAATACAGCGCATACACCCGTGTGGGGCCGGTCACTTGAGATCCCGCCATACGGCTCTTATATGTGGATTATCCGCTAA